One stretch of Eupeodes corollae chromosome 2, idEupCoro1.1, whole genome shotgun sequence DNA includes these proteins:
- the LOC129946731 gene encoding uncharacterized protein LOC129946731 isoform X4, with the protein MEASASINNLVQQISRTMLLNGTAATRLFNSITTANIRAIKSEDSLMSVCSSNELGNSCRICRWNQPGLQIQRCPCECKGSVGYVHIKCLRRWILHKGESRCEICGTMFNLNTENRNYKLMFRTFFQSKYLGAIIKNSAHVVILAPISYLILYQVLLIMDNLQIEEHNTLQIVFLAPALLLTSSIVFFHILEFALTRFLRIKSILRHWWTFGGQPSDPGLDMDVPSDFF; encoded by the exons atggAAGCCAGTGCAAGCATTAACAATCTAGTTCagcaaatttcaagaacaatGCTTCTCAATGGAACTGCCGCTACTCGATTGTTCAACAGCATTACAACTGCAAATATAAGAGCAATTAAGTCTGAAGACTCACTCATGAGTGTGTGCTCTTCAAATGAACTGGGCAATTCTTGCAGAATATGTCGCTGGAACCAGCCTGGCCTCCAGATTCAACGTTGTCCGTGTGAATGCAAAGGAAGTGTT GGATATGTTCATATAAAATGCCTTCGACGATGGATTCTCCATAAGGGAGAAAGTCGGTGTGAAATTTGTGGGACTATGTTCAATCTAAATACAGAAAACCGAAATTACAAACTAATGTTCCGAACATTCTTCCAATCGAAATATCTCGGGGCTATTATTAAAAACTCAGCCCATGTGGTGATCTTGGCACCAATTTCCTATCTTATTCTATATCAG GTTTTGCTAATAATGGATAATCTGCAAATTGAAGAGCACAATACTTTGCAAATAGTTTTTCTAGCACCAGCCTTACTCCTTACCTCAA gtattGTTTTCTTTCACATCCTTGAGTTTGCGCTGACTAgatttttaaggattaaaagCATCCTCAGACATTGGTGGACATTTGGTGGTCAGCCGTCAGATCCTGGCTTGGATATGGATGTGCcaagtgattttttttga
- the LOC129946726 gene encoding smoothelin-like protein 1 isoform X9 — protein sequence MAEREACAELKASAKAELNETKVKTSTIVAEAEDESSGSEYEEIIEEYTASEDDDEDEETTTTTTTVIADKQQKDEVKEEKSTKQITEGIKKTTITKKEEPKSVESKKTVIVETTTVVVEEDNDDDDSSASHSKEKKLSAKSSKEEETNIVTKENDNDGDSDSVSDSKGLSTTTTEKTETKKEDGGVVTTTTKVTTRTISGAPKPVSPFAKFQQLDKQNSLQSPKSPLTPTTPGGSSTTPIFRFTDPALNARAATFKEQLLQWCQSKTQEYENVQITNFSASWTDGLAFCALIHHFLPDAFDYSKLNPKQRRYNFELAFRVADEKAGIAPLLDVEDMVVMKRPDWKCVFTYVQSIYRRFRNCQ from the exons TGCTGAAGCTGAAGATGAAAGCAGTGGAAGTGAATACGAAGAGATTATCGAAGAATACACTGCTTCTGAAgacgacgatgaagatgaagaaacaacaacaaccaccacAACTGTAATTGCtgacaaacaacaaaaagacgAAGTAAAAGAAGAGAAAAGCACCAAACAAATAACAGAAGgtataaaaaagacaacaatAACCAAGAAAGAAGAACCAAAGTCGGTAGAGAGTAAGAAAACCGTGATAGTTGAAACGACTACAGTTGTCGTTGAAGaagataatgatgatgatgattcatCTGCATCTCACTCTAAAGAAAAGAAACTCAGTGCAAAATCATCAAAAGAAGAAGAGACAAATATTGTCACCAAAGAAAACGATAATGATGGAGACAGTGACTCGGTGTCCGATAGCAAGG GACTATCGACAACAACAACTGAAAAAACCGAAACTAAGAAAGAAGATGGCGGAGTTGTTACAACAACTACAAaag TTACAACAAGAACTATATCTGGAGCACCAAAACCAGTCTCACCATTTGCCAAGTTTCAACAACTTGACAAACAGAACTCCCTGCAATCTCCGAA ATCTCCGCTTACACCAACAACCCCAGGGGGTTCTAGTACAACGCCAATATTCAGATTTACTGATCCGGCATTAAATGCACGCGCCGCCACTTTTAAGGAGCAACTTTTACAGTGGTGCCAAAGTAAAACGCAGGAATACGAG AATGTTCAAATAACAAACTTTAGTGCGAGTTGGACAGATGGTTTAGCATTTTGCGCCCTGATACATCATTTCTTACCAGATGCCTTCGATTATTCTAAATTAAATCCTAAACAGCgaagatacaattttgaacTCGCTTTCCGAGTGGCTGA tGAAAAAGCCGGGATTGCGCCGCTACTCGATGTCGAAGATATGGTAGTGATGAAAAGACCCGACTGGAAATGCGTTTTTACCTACGTTCAAAGTATCTACCGTCGGTTCCGCAATtgccaataa
- the LOC129944148 gene encoding uncharacterized protein LOC129944148, producing MTQHPDLSKGYLKTPEARQKPKHVWTNLSNDLNAEGPPQRDAEGWKKVWADFKVHTKAKLRKNKINLSGTGVGPPKHHPLTPLEEKVSELLDLGEAIDGMNGSLSFGLQDTSMSCSRQDHEEEEMFEVIAGKETNDNISEKENLPHPRKTPTKRQSLLENYNH from the exons ATGACCCAGCACCCAGACTTGTCCAAGGGTTATTTAAAAACACCAGAAGCAAGACAAAAACCAAAGCATGTATGGACCAATCTGTCAAACGATTTGAATGCTGAAGGTCCACCGCAACGTGATGCAGAGGGATGGAAAAAG gTCTGGGCCGATTTTAAGGTTCATACCAAAGCcaaactaagaaaaaataaaataaatttgtccgGAACTGGTGTTGGTCCCCCGAAACATCATCCACTTACTCCACTGGAAGAGAAAGTCAGTGAGTTGCTTGACTTAGGTGAAGCAATCGATGGGATGAATGGATCCCTTAGTTTCGGGTTGCAAGACACCAGTATGAGCTGCAGTCGTCAAGATCATGAAGAAGAGGAAATGTTTGAGGTTATTGCTGGAAAGGAAACAAACGACAACATTAGCGAAAAGGAAAACCTACCACATCCAcgaaaaacaccaacaaaaagaCAGTCGCTCCTCGAGAA ttacaaTCATTAA
- the LOC129946731 gene encoding uncharacterized protein LOC129946731 isoform X3, with product MEASASINNLVQQISRTMLLNGTAATRLFNSITTANIRAIKSEDSLMSVCSSNELGNSCRICRWNQPGLQIQRCPCECKGSVGYVHIKCLRRWILHKGESRCEICGTMFNLNTENRNYKLMFRTFFQSKYLGAIIKNSAHVVILAPISYLILYQVLLIMDNLQIEEHNTLQIVFLAPALLLTSSLFGIVFFHILEFALTRFLRIKSILRHWWTFGGQPSDPGLDMDVPSDFF from the exons atggAAGCCAGTGCAAGCATTAACAATCTAGTTCagcaaatttcaagaacaatGCTTCTCAATGGAACTGCCGCTACTCGATTGTTCAACAGCATTACAACTGCAAATATAAGAGCAATTAAGTCTGAAGACTCACTCATGAGTGTGTGCTCTTCAAATGAACTGGGCAATTCTTGCAGAATATGTCGCTGGAACCAGCCTGGCCTCCAGATTCAACGTTGTCCGTGTGAATGCAAAGGAAGTGTT GGATATGTTCATATAAAATGCCTTCGACGATGGATTCTCCATAAGGGAGAAAGTCGGTGTGAAATTTGTGGGACTATGTTCAATCTAAATACAGAAAACCGAAATTACAAACTAATGTTCCGAACATTCTTCCAATCGAAATATCTCGGGGCTATTATTAAAAACTCAGCCCATGTGGTGATCTTGGCACCAATTTCCTATCTTATTCTATATCAG GTTTTGCTAATAATGGATAATCTGCAAATTGAAGAGCACAATACTTTGCAAATAGTTTTTCTAGCACCAGCCTTACTCCTTACCTCAAGTCTCTTTG gtattGTTTTCTTTCACATCCTTGAGTTTGCGCTGACTAgatttttaaggattaaaagCATCCTCAGACATTGGTGGACATTTGGTGGTCAGCCGTCAGATCCTGGCTTGGATATGGATGTGCcaagtgattttttttga
- the LOC129946731 gene encoding uncharacterized protein LOC129946731 isoform X1, giving the protein MEASASINNLVQQISRTMLLNGTAATRLFNSITTANIRAIKSEDSLMSVCSSNELGNSCRICRWNQPGLQIQRCPCECKGSVGYVHIKCLRRWILHKGESRCEICGTMFNLNTENRNYKLMFRTFFQSKYLGAIIKNSAHVVILAPISYLILYQNILQVLLIMDNLQIEEHNTLQIVFLAPALLLTSSLFGIVFFHILEFALTRFLRIKSILRHWWTFGGQPSDPGLDMDVPSDFF; this is encoded by the exons atggAAGCCAGTGCAAGCATTAACAATCTAGTTCagcaaatttcaagaacaatGCTTCTCAATGGAACTGCCGCTACTCGATTGTTCAACAGCATTACAACTGCAAATATAAGAGCAATTAAGTCTGAAGACTCACTCATGAGTGTGTGCTCTTCAAATGAACTGGGCAATTCTTGCAGAATATGTCGCTGGAACCAGCCTGGCCTCCAGATTCAACGTTGTCCGTGTGAATGCAAAGGAAGTGTT GGATATGTTCATATAAAATGCCTTCGACGATGGATTCTCCATAAGGGAGAAAGTCGGTGTGAAATTTGTGGGACTATGTTCAATCTAAATACAGAAAACCGAAATTACAAACTAATGTTCCGAACATTCTTCCAATCGAAATATCTCGGGGCTATTATTAAAAACTCAGCCCATGTGGTGATCTTGGCACCAATTTCCTATCTTATTCTATATCAG aatatTCTTCAGGTTTTGCTAATAATGGATAATCTGCAAATTGAAGAGCACAATACTTTGCAAATAGTTTTTCTAGCACCAGCCTTACTCCTTACCTCAAGTCTCTTTG gtattGTTTTCTTTCACATCCTTGAGTTTGCGCTGACTAgatttttaaggattaaaagCATCCTCAGACATTGGTGGACATTTGGTGGTCAGCCGTCAGATCCTGGCTTGGATATGGATGTGCcaagtgattttttttga
- the LOC129946731 gene encoding E3 ubiquitin-protein ligase MARCHF1 isoform X2 produces the protein MEASASINNLVQQISRTMLLNGTAATRLFNSITTANIRAIKSEDSLMSVCSSNELGNSCRICRWNQPGLQIQRCPCECKGSVGYVHIKCLRRWILHKGESRCEICGTMFNLNTENRNYKLMFRTFFQSKYLGAIIKNSAHVVILAPISYLILYQNILQVLLIMDNLQIEEHNTLQIVFLAPALLLTSSIVFFHILEFALTRFLRIKSILRHWWTFGGQPSDPGLDMDVPSDFF, from the exons atggAAGCCAGTGCAAGCATTAACAATCTAGTTCagcaaatttcaagaacaatGCTTCTCAATGGAACTGCCGCTACTCGATTGTTCAACAGCATTACAACTGCAAATATAAGAGCAATTAAGTCTGAAGACTCACTCATGAGTGTGTGCTCTTCAAATGAACTGGGCAATTCTTGCAGAATATGTCGCTGGAACCAGCCTGGCCTCCAGATTCAACGTTGTCCGTGTGAATGCAAAGGAAGTGTT GGATATGTTCATATAAAATGCCTTCGACGATGGATTCTCCATAAGGGAGAAAGTCGGTGTGAAATTTGTGGGACTATGTTCAATCTAAATACAGAAAACCGAAATTACAAACTAATGTTCCGAACATTCTTCCAATCGAAATATCTCGGGGCTATTATTAAAAACTCAGCCCATGTGGTGATCTTGGCACCAATTTCCTATCTTATTCTATATCAG aatatTCTTCAGGTTTTGCTAATAATGGATAATCTGCAAATTGAAGAGCACAATACTTTGCAAATAGTTTTTCTAGCACCAGCCTTACTCCTTACCTCAA gtattGTTTTCTTTCACATCCTTGAGTTTGCGCTGACTAgatttttaaggattaaaagCATCCTCAGACATTGGTGGACATTTGGTGGTCAGCCGTCAGATCCTGGCTTGGATATGGATGTGCcaagtgattttttttga
- the LOC129946728 gene encoding titin-like, whose product MPQARSPSGSSSKTATNSATTSNQNSNNLKSSLKANNTHFSSTSKSNNNNSLGDSGLSSEVSKNSSLGLQNKNGSSLRVAAPQQIEDSGTESGEDLRLIAAGIRDSMQIEGIENHSDMSLIKEVTNALNKLESSLKEGKDLALDNSKKSTLLALVERLQTGLTAPDKLSNAVGEQDFPDETSSPEADNHRSNRQRFAKRKNRNNRHTVGVSKEELADARRYMEEMVMIENLSNCTTPECNAATTPPELFAIQKQHSTGAILTSHEPQESSAGLFRPNQFVPNNLKHSTEAGSGHPEVQMRQKKGTPAPGQRQSTGDMDTIKVPNSNNGKRPLSDSFDAYTAQNNRVTFHDPNSQNDNSVEEKNEYNRSHHSDDKQNNHGRLSPDSNRLNRFNNKKQLMKRANTIDIPKTHRYNPEFDTDSDFEERSALNTKGLRGTLQVTVKRKPRQVVPNFEPKTENDHKFLAFIQKQNTTTGVGWNSSKSVSNWTNKFGNIKNVFEAGANTASSNKPKVSGPPSSSSAKSFWKKSEEQNPPKTSTSVLTSALKAKERNEKRSEVIVPKPIHLNQFSHNPQSAFRPVDTSPETIQMQFKPIPAEKSSNEAINSLSPTKAYNPNSVRRQALESPHYAQSSPTKSWIKKNTATNSPVSLPWTAKPPENNVLKIAATKFESQSPVQRHQSFKQQEKRPSLPNTSYPYQYQDYGHSQSSYVSNSQPTSYAEYPQQPRIYRESSLTNPQAEPLVLTSNAPAYSPHSLQPYDYYAEDLNQNAHQTDMTDDDIDDMESMTEYRVEAKVMGKPMSQQAVTVGKRTNHMSDDEVFGKNSKAAKNLLSVMKNIGNGKPDRPAKKPEKKQPPASCISPNGSAYQAPIVEPLFPEVTKFEANRDPEYIGKQKNKQQAGSYHQNPVYVPLEDYQHNEPPVAPPRGRKVSQETKKGSAYVPKERSNVYQSPRRDAPSSLPIQAGPTSPPRYMYSSPIESPVSSSTTSQILSDGMYMQNVPAFRKPYSEPNTPSDYSTSNDQYFNQYGHIQKSYPAPQPPVILPQIPLETSYTKVYDQPRDVSSFYQPPLENPNSSAYVQSSPKVQQSSQPSKYIPPEYQQKPEIPQQYYQPSPKVQQSPMPQEYASQQAYQPRSEIPPDYYSSPKVQQNPQQFIPQQVYQPRAEAPQEYYQAPRTQQIPQPQVPAQYYQAPKAQPSPVPQLIAPQYTDTPVQYEHSPRVPQSSRPDVPQSYYQSPKTQQSPQHSSSEIPLQYSQSPRTPQSQSSVTQQGFKYPQPPQSQTYQPSKTQQSPQPIYQPKAPMIQAKPQVPPKNESVMQSSKFQHSSSTYQQQSIQNVVMPKRPAEQQAPNAAVLCKQASLEGRNRVQSQSQKYEQVEETRRKSLGNVLEVTRIEREAREQKAAAIKQDMYSVQQDVYSQQKSISKKTEVHQQETKVMYKSSAPDDTPDIVKSSLKKDDIPILKKFGPPQRHCYMPNAYQNPLMKSETSAVLNNAPKTVSRKFSDPAVSRGPLIVEIPSTPQPDSQDEIPRNIVFNKISAFTSMSRKQTEASTEYTSQQNRPNKLSKCDSWHQICQLQNVPKPPSPRFNQHGNAAIRRSKSNHTLALPKLYEASYDRAEISEKQRTVAAYFTGQKSPNSLSRNSSQTNLADECNYVSVKKSSINRIKTSEKASISRQDPSSGLSRSHTMPQIANVNLLDESNVEDAFEQLMNGS is encoded by the coding sequence ATGCCGCAAGCACGTTCACCTTCTGGTTCTTCATCGAAAACTGCAACAAATTCAGCAACAACATCCAATCAAAAtagcaacaatttaaaaagtagTCTTAAAGCAAATAATACACATTTTAGTAGCACTTCTAAGagtaacaataataattcattgGGTGATAGTGGTTTAAGTAGTGAAGTAAGTAAAAATAGTTCCTTAGGTCTTCAGAATAAGAACGGTTCTAGTCTGAGAGTAGCAGCACCTCAACAAATCGAGGATTCTGGTACTGAGAGTGGGGAAGATTTGCGCTTAATTGCGGCTGGGATTAGGGATTCTATGCAAATTGAGGGAATCGAAAATCATAGTGATATGAGTTTGATCAAAGAGGTTACGAATGCCTTGAACAAGCTTGAGAGCTCGTTGAAGGAGGGCAAGGATTTAGCTTTAGATAATAGTAAGAAGAGTACGTTACTGGCTTTGGTTGAGAGACTGCAAACAGGGCTGACAGCTCCTGACAAACTTTCAAATGCAGTTGGAGAGCAGGACTTTCCTGATGAAACTTCCTCGCCAGAAGCCGACAATCACCGGTCGAACAGACAAAGGTTCGCCAAGCGAAAAAATCGCAACAACAGACATACCGTTGGGGTCAGTAAGGAGGAGTTAGCCGATGCTCGGCGATACATGGAGGAAATGGTGATGATTGAAAACTTGTCAAATTGCACAACTCCCGAGTGTAATGCTGCCACAACTCCTCCTGAGCTATTTGCCATTCAGAAGCAACACTCTACTGGAGCTATTCTGACCAGCCATGAGCCACAAGAATCATCTGCGGGACTCTTCCGTCCCAATCAGTTTGTTCCAAATAACCTTAAACACTCAACAGAAGCTGGTTCAGGGCATCCAGAGGTTCAGATGCGCCAGAAGAAAGGTACCCCAGCACCGGGCCAAAGACAAAGCACCGGTGACATGGACACTATCAAAGTACCAAACTCAAACAATGGAAAACGGCCATTGTCGGACTCTTTCGATGCCTACACTGCCCAAAATAATAGAGTAACATTTCATGACCCCAACTCGCAAAACGACAATTCTGTGGAAGAGAAAAACGAGTACAATCGATCTCACCATTCAGATGATAAGCAAAACAATCATGGCCGATTGTCGCCCGATTCAAACCGGTTAAATCGCTTCAATAATAAGAAGCAGCTTATGAAACGGGCCAACACAATCGATATCCCGAAAACGCACCGGTACAATCCCGAGTTCGATACAGACTCTGATTTTGAAGAACGGAGCGCTCTCAATACGAAAGGTCTCCGTGGAACCCTTCAAGTTACGGTAAAACGAAAACCACGTCAAGTGGTTCCGAATTTCGAACCGAAAACCGAAAATGATCACAAATTTCTGGCATTCATCCAGAAACAAAATACAACCACTGGGGTTGGTTGGAATAGCTCGAAATCTGTTTCAAATTGGACAAATAAATTTGGtaatatcaaaaatgtatttgaagctGGGGCGAATACTGCGAGTTCTAACAAACCTAAGGTATCAGGGCCACCTTCTTCGTCGTCGGCGAAGAGCTTTTGGAAGAAATCTGAGGAGCAAAATCCTCCCAAAACCAGTACAAGTGTGTTGACTTCTGCCCTAAAGGCAAAAGAACGCAACGAAAAGAGATCCGAGGTTATAGTTCCAAAACCAATTCATCTGAATCAGTTTAGTCACAATCCACAAAGTGCCTTCCGTCCGGTTGATACTTCTCCAGAAACTATTCAGATGCAATTCAAGCCAATACCAGCGGAAAAGTCGTCAAATGAGGCCATCAACAGCCTTTCTCCTACCAAGGCATACAATCCGAATTCAGTGAGGAGGCAGGCGTTGGAATCGCCGCATTATGCGCAGTCTTCGCCTACTAAGTCATGGATCAAAAAGAACACTGCAACAAATTCACCAGTCTCTCTGCCCTGGACAGCCAAACCTCCTGAGAACAATGTTCTTAAGATCGCCGCTACGAAGTTTGAATCACAGTCACCGGTGCAAAGACATCAATCCTTTAAACAGCAAGAAAAGAGACCTTCGTTGCCGAATACCTCATATCCTTATCAATATCAAGACTACGGCCACTCCCAGTCTAGTTATGTGTCCAACAGTCAGCCAACATCATACGCAGAATATCCACAACAACCTAGAATCTACCGAGAGAGCTCGCTTACCAATCCCCAAGCTGAGCCCCTAGTTCTCACCTCCAATGCACCAGCTTACAGTCCCCACAGTCTGCAGCCATATGATTATTATGCAGAGGACCTGAATCAAAATGCCCATCAGACTGACATGACAGACGATGACATTGATGATATGGAGAGCATGACAGAGTATCGTGTCGAGGCTAAGGTAATGGGTAAGCCTATGAGCCAGCAAGCAGTGACTGTGGGCAAGAGGACAAATCATATGAGTGACGATGaagtttttggaaagaattcGAAAGCTGCGAAGAATCTTTTGTCAGTTATGAAAAATATCGGAAATGGTAAGCCCGATCGACCAGCAAAGAAACCAGAAAAGAAACAACCACCAGCGTCTTGTATATCTCCCAATGGAAGTGCGTATCAAGCTCCGATTGTAGAGCCTCTCTTCCCAGAAGTGACAAAGTTCGAAGCCAATAGAGATCCAGAATATATTggtaaacaaaagaataaacaaCAAGCTGGGAGCTACCATCAGAATCCAGTTTATGTTCCACTTGAAGACTACCAACACAACGAACCGCCTGTTGCCCCACCTCGTGGTCGAAAAGTTTCCCAAGAAACAAAGAAAGGTTCAGCATATGTCCCGAAAGAACGATCAAATGTTTACCAATCACCAAGACGCGATGCTCCAAGTTCCCTTCCAATTCAAGCTGGTCCTACCAGTCCTCCCCGTTATATGTATAGCTCTCCAATTGAATCTCCAGTATCTAGCTCAACAACATCTCAGATTCTAAGCGATggtatgtatatgcaaaatgttCCAGCTTTTAGGAAACCTTATTCAGAGCCGAACACTCCCAGCGATTATTCCACCTCAAATGATCAATATTTCAATCAATATGGCCACATTCAAAAGAGTTACCCAGCTCCACAGCCACCTGTGATTTTGCCTCAAATTCCTCTTGAGACCAGCTACACTAAGGTTTACGATCAACCTAGGGACGTATCATCTTTCTATCAGCCTCCTCTAGAAAATCCAAATTCAAGTGCATATGTTCAGAGTTCTCCCAAAGTCCAACAGAGCTCCCAACCATCAAAGTATATTCCACCAGAATATCAACAAAAGCCTGAGATCCCTCAACAATATTATCAGCCTTCTCCGAAGGTCCAACAAAGTCCAATGCCACAGGAATATGCTTCACAACAAGCTTATCAGCCCAGATCTGAAATTCCTCCAGATTACTATAGCTCCCCTAAGGTTCAGCAGAACCCACAGCAATTTATACCCCAACAGGTTTATCAACCCAGAGCTGAAGCTCCTCAGGAATACTATCAAGCTCCAAGAACTCAGCAAATTCCACAACCACAGGTCCCGGCTCAATATTACCAAGCACCGAAAGCTCAACCCAGCCCCGTACCGCAGTTGATAGCGCCACAATATACTGATACTCCGGTACAGTACGAACACTCACCAAGGGTTCCACAGAGCTCAAGGCCTGATGTTCCACAATCCTACTACCAATCTCCGAAAACACAACAGAGTCCACAGCACTCCAGTTCGGAAATTCCTCTGCAATATTCTCAGTCTCCGAGAACACCTCAATCGCAGTCTTCGGTAACACAACAAGGGTTTAAATATCCACAACCTCCACAATCTCAAACTTACCAGCCATCTAAAACTCAACAAAGCCCACAACCAATTTATCAGCCAAAAGCCCCCATGATTCAAGCAAAGCCTCAAGTCCCTCCGAAAAATGAATCTGTCATGCAGTCATCCAAGTTTCAACACTCTAGTTCAACCTACCAGCAGCAAAGCATCCAAAATGTGGTGATGCCCAAAAGACCTGCTGAGCAGCAAGCCCCAAACGCTGCTGTCTTGTGTAAACAGGCTTCTCTTGAGGGTCGCAATCGAGTACAATCGCAATCTCAAAAGTATGAACAAGTTGAGGAAACTCGTCGCAAAAGCCTCGGAAATGTCTTGGAAGTGACACGAATTGAGCGTGAAGCCCGGGAGCAAAAAGCAGCTGCTATCAAGCAAGATATGTACTCCGTCCAACAAGATGTTTATTCTCAACAAAAATCGATCAGCAAAAAGACTGAAGTTCATCAACAAGAGACGAAAGTTATGTACAAGTCATCGGCCCCGGACGATACACCTGATATTGTAAAATCCTCCCTCAAAAAGGACGATATTCCTATTCTGAAGAAATTCGGTCCACCTCAGCGTCATTGCTATATGCCAAATGCCTATCAAAATCCATTGATGAAAAGTGAAACATCCGCTGTTTTGAACAACGCTCCAAAGACAGTCTCTCGCAAGTTTTCCGACCCTGCTGTCAGCAGAGGTCCCTTGATCGTTGAAATCCCTTCAACCCCACAACCAGACAGCCAAGATGAAATACCTCGGAACatagttttcaataaaataagcGCTTTCACAAGCATGTCGCGTAAGCAGACTGAAGCCTCTACGGAATACACCAGCCAACAGAACCGTCCCAACAAGTTAAGTAAATGTGACTCATGGCATCAAATTTGCCAGCTTCAAAACGTCCCTAAGCCACCATCGCCTAGATTCAACCAGCATGGAAATGCTGCAATTCGCCGTTCCAAATCAAATCATACTTTGGCCCTTCCGAAACTGTATGAAGCCAGCTACGATCGAGCTGAGATATCCGAGAAACAAAGGACTGTTGCTGCGTATTTTACGGGACAGAAATCCCCTAACAGCTTGTCAAGAAACTCATCTCAGACAAACCTTGCCGATGAATGTAATTATGTTTCTGTCAAGAAATCATCTATAAACCGCATCAAAACCAGCGAGAAAGCCTCTATAAGTCGACAAGATCCAAGCTCTGGACTGTCGAGAAGTCACACAATGCCACAAATAGCAAATGTTAACTTGCTCGATGAGAGCAATGTCGAAGACGCATTCGAACAATTAATGAATGGTTCATAA